The nucleotide sequence AGAGTTCCCCACAGCCACCCCTGCTTATGGTTCCAGGCACTCCAGGCCCCGCACTGTGCGATCACTCGCACCACCTAGGGCCTTGCACTGGGCCCAGCCCCAGGAGCCTGAGAAGAGGAGGGTTCTGGTTAACATCAGTACTCTGGTGACCGGTCATACTTGAGCACGATGTTCTGATGTCGCCAAGGCCTCCAGAGCTCTCTGCAGAAGGAACCTACGGGTGACTGAGAGCTGAGAGTCCCAGACTTGGAGCaagcactgtggaatggaaacatACTTCAATGACTAAACACACTGGGGACACAATGGTCATGAAGAGATCAAACCCTGGAGTCCAGACACCGGGTCACTCCAAGGAGAGGTGGAGACCCCTGCTGGGGGCATTCACTGGTAGCCCTCCTTTGCCTGTGACCTCCCAGGGTGGTCCCTGCACATATGCAGGGTGATGTCACCACATCCTCGGCTCCGCTTGGCCACACCCACCTGGGCTGCACCCAGTGTCCCAGGGGTGACCTGACCAGAGGAGGGCTCAGTGCCACAGGGCCTTGAGCCCAAGGAGGGCCCCAGCTTGCTTGGCAGGCATGAATGTGTCCCAAGGGTGGTCCTATCAATGCCCCTGCCTCAATGACTAAACCGTGAGAAGGCTGGGGATGTGAAGAGGAAAAGCAGGGATGGCAACGAACAGTACCAGCAAGCCCTAAAGGTGCGACTGGCGCCGCAGTGGACACAGGACCCCTAGCAGCCCAGCCACCTGGCCAACTCTTAACAGCTCATGCTGCAGAGCCTTCAGCCCTCAATGGGACCACACAACCAGACTCCAAGTGAGCACCTTCTGAGCGGCACCCCCAGGCCTGGCTCACCAGGGGATGCTCCCTGGCTCTGGCCCCAGGAAGACTTTCTTGTGGCTGCTGCATGCCCCTCACGACCTCCAGTCTGGTCCACACAGGAGGCACCATCTACTCTTGGAACTCATAACTCtcctaaaaattcaaaatcattaCAGGTCATGAACCTCTGAAGTCACTTCTGAATAGTCAAACTTTCCAATTCCATAAACTCTTGAAAGACAATATGAAGAACTATCGAAGATGAAGGAGTAAAGTATCTAACTCAAAGCTGATTCCCTAAATAAAGGTGTTCACTACATCTGTAAAAAGGAGAGGTGTTCTTGGCAAaaggaacataatgaagaaaATCTTTGGGACAAGAAAGATCACGGGGTGCCACAAGAAGATACCACTCCGCACCCAGCaggatggccataataaaaagaatggaaaaaaacaagtgttgacaaggaagtgaagaaattgcaaccctcatacattgctggtgaaaatgtaaaatgatgcagctggcTGCTTTGGCATTTCTTTAacaagttaaacacagaattaccatatgactcagcaattccactcttaggtatatgccaaaaagaatacaaaacgtgggcatgaatgttcacagcagcagcacaatagccaaaaagagGAAACAACTGAAGtgatccatcaactgatgaacggataaacaaaatgcTCCATACAGTAGAATATcattagccataaaaaggaacgacaCACTGACACATGctccaacatggatgaaccctgaaaacattatgtaAGGAAAAGACACACAAAAGCCACATACTGAAATCACCAGAATCAGCAAATCCATACAGACAgagagtagattagtggttgacAGGGGCTCAGGAAGGAGGAAcagggagtgactgcttaatgctTATGACGTTTCCATTTGGGGTGACAAAAAAATTCTGGATAATGTTGATGGTTGTGCAACATTGTCAATGTACTtaattgtgtactttaaaatgtttaaatggtaaattttaagttATGAGTACTTCGGTGGGGCAATGGTGCATTCAGCACAAGTGAAATAAACCTTCAGACTGGTGATGCCAAGTTAACAGGTAAACATGGACCAGATGATGTGCTAAAGCATTTGGAACTTTCCCTGGAGGAAACAGAGAATCAATGAAGTTTTAGTAACAGAGGCAGATGCTCAACTCTTCTTCAATAAAATACCAGAACTATCATTTACTAAGTAAACGCATTTTCTGTGTATTCATGgtctttttaattctcacaacttaCGTGAAGCCTGTTTAGAGATGGAGAGTCACATAAGTAAGATAACTTGTCATGGTCCCAGAATTAGTAAAAATGCTAGGATTTGGGCTGAAGTCTTATTGTCTTTAAAGTCTATGCTGTCTTTGCTGTTTCACTAGGAAAAGGCAAAGTAAAGGAAACCATCAACCAGTACCTGCAGCAGGTGGGTCCTGGCTGGGGAGCATGTGGCAACAGATAAAAAAGGGATGGATCTGAGAGACTTCGAAGATACATCCAATTAGGTAAAGGACTATTTGCTGAGACTAAAGGAGGAGTCAATGATTTCCCCCAACTTCCTAGCTTTGATGAATGTGCAAATGATGGTTTTATTCCCAAAGAGACACAGTTACATTAGCACCTATGTTCCTATACAACAAATCAAACTTGCTGTGTTACCGTGTACAACCGGTTGCTGTTCTGTATCAAAGAGgcacctatttttaaaaaatattcaagaatCTGTTAATACATAAAACTTAGGTAACATGCCAGTCCAAccagaaatatttttatccatCAAAATTAGGAGGAAGTGGACTTCTTGCTGTCTCACCTTAGTGGCTACACTGCCCTTTGTGGAGATGTAGGCATGCGCATCTCCATAGAGGTCCATCCTGGGCCCAGTCCCTGTCTACTCTCTACTTGTTCCCTGGGTCACCCCTTCCCTTCTCAGTCTTTCCCATCATGTGAATACCAAGGAGTCTCAGATTTGTATCTTTAACCCAAATCTGTCTGTTTAAACTTCAGTTTACAAACATAGAGTAGAAGCTCGCTTACCAGTCTCACTTTAACTGACGTGAATTGGAATAATGACTCTCTCCAAACCCTCCCTGAAATACACGAGCTGATGCCCAAGGCATGATGAGGACTTTCAGCAAGTAGGCTTCACTCAAATACATCGCAAGCTTTTGCCAGCTAAGTTGTATGTGTTCTCATATCCAGATGTGTTTGTTCTCAAATCTATTTTTGCTACCCGAACCTGTTACGGTAGTTATGTACTTTCAAGCTCatcaatgaaatataaatgcaaaaggaAGCAGTTGTTTCTCTATAAGCTAAGTTGCATGTTTTTAAAAGGCTcacttgagtttttaaaaaaaataattaggtgTGGGGGAAAAATtgtaaaagattaagaaaattctAAAGATAATCGTATCAAATTGGTTCTTAAATGCCTATATCCTTGTTTAACTTTAAATAAACTTATATTGGAAAATGTTAACTCTGCAAAGATTAGGCCAAAACAGACACAGCCTAAAGAAAAGGCCTTGGGCTTACATCAAAAGATTGGCAAGTATAGAACCTGAGgtaagtggtttaaaaaaaaaaattgccaagtgaATGTATACTTTCATGTTTTAAGTTAAAAGCATACATCCATTTTTTTGTGATTCCTGTTTCAACCAGTTTTCTCAATTAACCAAGCAACTGCTGGGCCCAATCATGTCAGACTTTTCAGCTATCAAGTACGTATCTTTACCTAGTTGTCAACAGacatctcaaactcaacatgcCCAAAACTTTATTTCTCCCTCCAAATCCACTCTATTCATCTTTTTCCCAGATTACAAACCTGGGAATCATTCTTAACTCCTCCGTGTCCCTCAGCCCACCCATTCTTATTCACCACATCCTGGTAATGtttccttcaaatattttaaaaatccattcccTATATTTCCTATGCCTGTTAACACAGTGCTGGTTCGGAAGACAGGCATAGTTTAGTGGAAACAATATGCGCTTTGAATCTTTACAAGTGTTCATGTTTTAACTGTGCTTCTGCTACTTACAAGCTGTTGAACAACATCCGTCAGACGCATGTACCGAGCGATATGAAGTGTGCATTGTGCTCGGAGAGTGAAGGGCGTTAAACCACAGCGAGGACGAGGGGCACGAGCTCGGCCTGCAGCACGGCCACAGCCTCGCGCTTACCCCTCCATCGCCTCCTGGAGTCCCCGAATTCATCCCGCATCCTGCTGGGAAGCAGCGTCCAACCGACACATCACCGCCCACACCGGGCCCTCGGCGTGGCCCGCAGGCCCTTCGGACCCCCTGGGAGCGCGGCCACACATGCCAGCAAGTGAGGGCAGCGACCTGGGACCACCGCGTCTACTTACACCGCGACGACTCCGCGATCCATGGACACCGCCCGGCCCCCACGGCGGCCCTGCAGGGGAGACCTCGGGCCGCCTTCCCGAGTCCCGGCCGCCGCTGTTCGGCCTTTCAGTCGGCTCGCGCGGCTGCCCGCCGGGGACCCGGGCGGAGAAAGAGTGGCGAGGCGGGAAAGGAAAAGGCCTGAGGGTCCAAGGCAGGACACGGAACACGCCGAGGGCCAACCACGCCGCCGCGCGCTCCCCGGCTAGGACCCACCTGCTGCAGGTACTGGTTAATGGTAATGTGCGCCATGGGAGCGCCGCCGAACAGAGAGCGCCACCCCTTACGCCTCAAGCCGGCCAGCTGGCGTCACTTCCGGCCCTCGGTCCGTTTCGGTCCTGGCGCCCCCCCGGCCCCGCAGCCGGTGCGCAGGCTGGTTCCGGAGGGAGAACCCGGGGACCGGCTCGGCGACGCGCTCGGGCTGAGGGGGCCCGGGGTCTTTCTGCCTGGGCCCCGTCCTCTCAGCCGGGACGCCAGCGGCTCTGATTGTGTGTTCGGGCCCGCCCGGGCTGAGGGGTTTGGGGTCCAGTGGCGAGGACAGCCCCACGGCTAAACTGCGTTTCACTGCGCTGACCCTTCGTCTGCCCCTTGTGAAAACGAGGCCGCGGGGGACACTCCGCGCCCGGCTGGGCCAGGGCCTCGGGGCGCGCGCGCCTgagcagggggagggggagggacatGGCGCGCGCTCCCGAGCTCTCATAAGGTGCCTCCGCCGCGCGCTCCCGAGCCTTCAGGAGTTAGGGCACGTCCCGGCGCGCACCCCTGAGCCCTCGAGGTGGTCTCACGCCCGGGGTGGGGGTGCCGAGCCCTCAGGAGGCGCGCGCCCCGGGGCCCTCAGGAGGGGGTCCCGGCTCCCGATCCCCTCAGGAGGGGGTCCCGGCTCCCGATCCCCTCAGGAGGGGTGCCCCCGGCAAGCATCCCCGAGCCGGGGGGGGGGGGGCCCGGAGCCCTGGGAGCAGGGTCTCGGTGCGCCCCCCGGAGCCGGGGGTGAGGGTCCCGTTCCCTCAGGACGGGAGTCTCGTCGCGCGCCCTCGAGCCAGGAGGGGGTGTCCGAATCTCTTAGGGGGAGTCCGATCCCTCAGGAGGGGTTCCCGGCGCGCGTTCCTAAGCCCTCAGGAGTAGCCGGGCGCGGCGGCGGTTGGGCTCGGGCacgcgggcggggcggggcgcgcgaGGAGGACTGGGCGGAGGCCGCGCGGACCGGGGCGGGCGGAGCGGAGCTGGGCGGGCGGCGGCGctcggggcggggcgcggcggtTCCGGCCCAGCCATGGCGGACGAGGCCCCGCGGAAGGGCAGCTTCTCGGCGCTCGTGGGCCGCACCAACGGCCTCACCAAGCCCGCGGCCCTGGCCGCCGCGCCCGCCAAGCCGGGGGGCGCGGGCGGCTCTAAGAAGCTGGTCATCAAGAACTTCCGAGGTGGGTGCGGCGGCCGGGTCGAGGGCCAGGCGACCCCGGCGGGGACCCCACGAGACCCCGCCCGACTTGGGGGGAAGGCCCCGAGATCGGTGCGGGCCCCGGGAGCGGGGGCGCCGGGGCGCCGGCCGGGTCGGGGGTGGCTACGCGGGGCTCTTCGCGGCGCGCCCTGAGCCGCCCGCTCTCCCTCCGCCCTGCAGACAGACCCCGGCTGCCCGACAACTACACGCAGGACACGTGGCGGAAGCTGCACGAGGCGGTGCGGGCAGTGCAGAGCAGTACCTCCATCAGGTACAACCTCGAGGAGCTCTACCAGGTGAGGCGGCGGCCGGGGCTGGGGGCGCCTCTCCTGCCCCGCGTGACGCAGTCGCGGCCGGGTGGCCGCTCCGGGTGCCTCGCAGGCTCTCGCCGGGGAGCGGAAAGGCAGGGCGTTTGCCTCCACTGCAGGGCCGGGAGCCCCAGAGGCAACAAGTGGTTTTGTTTATTGCCGTGGTGGAATTTTTGTTTTCAGGCTTAAGCTGCTTAGAACGATATTTAAAGTTATCCCATTACAGAGGAGAAGGAGGTGTGTTTCTAGGAGCCACGTGACTCATATTTTGCAAGTATAcagcaaattattttctcattatataTAAAGCTCACTACTGTGTCACTTGCCACAGTAATAAGAGggtcttttctctattttgtgaTTAATGATTGCCTTTAAGATATTCaaacagattttgaaaaaattcaaaattcaaaaaaagtGGTTTTTTTCTCAGTTGTGTTTCGTGATTAGTGGTTGCCTTTAAGATATTCAAAACGGATTTTGTAGCATTTAATTCAAAGTGATGGTGTTCCGTTTCTAAAGTAACAAAAAATGGCTAAAAGTACATTTTAGCATACttggatattttatttataagcGGACTTTTTTTCTGACGTCTTTTTGTAAAACAACATTCATTAAGTCTAATATCTATATTTTAGGTCACGATGTGTCATACAATTATTTCTATTAAAAGGcttgaactaaaaaaaattttttttctggatatgcAAGTGACTGcattgtaaaaattataaaaaatacaaaaaagaagacTTCAATCACCTATACTCCTACCACCCAAAGAAAACTACTGTTGACAGTTTGGTGTACATACATCCATTCTTTGTCTGAAGTGTAAGTGGATTATGTTTTCTTACCAGCTTTGAGATATAGTCTACATATAATGTGCACTTCAAGAAGTTTTAACAGATGCATACAGTTATGTAACCGGCACCACGGTCAAGATGGAATCTTTCTTGGTAGAACGGTAGAATATTGCTACCACCCCCGAAATTGCCATGACCACTTTTGCAGTCAGCGCTCTCCCCTGACTCCTAGCCCTTGGCGGTCCTCCATTTGCTTTCTGACACTATATTTTGTGATTTCTAGAACCTTATGTAAAATGCAGTCATGTATTTCGTagtcttttgtatctggctttcaCTTAGGACAGtgcttttgagattcatgcaCACGCAGTGTGATTGTAATTTGTTTATTACCTAGTAGAATGGGTATGACACAGTtgttttatccattcaccagttaaTGGACGTTTGGGTGTCcatgtttggggttttttgtttgttctttgagacggagtttcactcttgcggcccaggctggagtgcagtgacacgatcttggctcactgcaacctccacttcgcaggttcaagcgattctcttgcctcagcctcccgagtagctgggattacaggcacctgccaccacgcctggctaatttttgtatttttagtagagtcggggtttcaccatgttgggcaggctgttctcaaactcctcaggtgatccacccacctcggtctctaaaagtgctgggtttaccagcatgagccaccgcgcctggccttgggttgttttaaataaagctgctgtaaacatttgtgaATAACTCTTTGTTTGGACATATATTCTTATTCTTCTCAGGTAAGTTCTGCTTACTTCTGTATCTACAAGTAAGTTCTCAGGGTCATATGgaaaatgtatgtttaactttgtgcgaaatttcttgtttttgcaaGTGGCTGCCCCTTTTGCGTCTCTCCCAGCAGTGTATGGGAGTTCCAGTTCCACTCCACCACCAGCGTGTGGTGTCCTCAGTCTGTAATTTTAGCTGTGCTAGTGGGTGTGTGGTGGAGTGTggttgtggttttagtttgcatttccctctGATGCTAAGCATCTTTGTATTTACTTGCCATTCTATGTATCTTCTTTGACAAAGtgtctgtttaaatattttgctcatttttattgggttggttattttcttattattgagtatTTGACTTtattatgtattctggatacaagtcctatATCAGATATTCACCTTGCAAATACTTTCTGCCTAGTCTTCAACTTGTCTTTTGATTCTCTTAACTGTGCCATTTGAAGAGTAATCGTTTTAAGTTTTCAAGTCACATGTATCAGTTTGTTCTTCTATGGATTGTGCTTTTAGTATCCAAGAAATCTTGCCTAATCTGAGGTCACAaagttttctcttatattttcctGCAGACATTTtagagttttaggttttacatctaGGTCTACAATCTATGTagagtgaatttttgtatatattgtgaaataCAATCTAGAGTTagagttgggtgcagtggctcatgcctgtaatcccagcactttgggaggccaaggtgggtggatcgcctgagcgtcaggagtttgagaccagcctggccaacatggtgaaaccccatctctactaaacatacaaaaaattagctgggcgtggtggcaggcacctgtaatcccagctactcgagaggctgaggccagagaatcgcttgaacccgggaggcggaggttgcagtgagccgaggttgtgccactgcactccagcttgagcaacagagtgagactccatctcaaaaaaaaaaaaaaagaaaaaagaaaagtctagaGTCAGTGTTTTCCCGCACATGTCCAGTTGTTCAGTCTCTTTTCCCCTACTGagttgcctttgctcctttgtcaaaaacCATGTAGGAGTAGGTGGAGTGAGTTGTGAAATCGGGGTGTGTTGGCCCCCCAACTTCATACATTTGCACAGGTTTCTGGCTATTCTTGGTCCCTTgtgtttccatgtgaattttagaatcggCCAATTTGTATAAGAAAGTGTGCTAAGATTTTGATTGACGGTATATAGAATCTATAGATCAATGTAGGAGAATTAAATTCTTAACAGTACTGAGagtctgggctcagtggctcacacctgtaatcccagcactttgaggggctgaggtggcctgatcgcttgagcccaggagttcgagaccaggaggcaacatggtgaaaccccatctctacaaaaaatttaaaaattagcctagtggggtgttgcatgcctgtagtcccagctactcactcagGGCCCCCACACTACAACCTGGAAGCTCTTCACGCAGGAAGCTGAGCAGTTGGGGCCTGTTTGTCTCCCATCTTTCTGAGATTCACTGTCTTTCATAGCCCAGTGCTCAGTGCTTCGAAAACTGTTGCTTCGTGTATTTTGTCTGATTTTGTGGATATTTCAGGCAGAAAGTTAATACAGTTCTTATACTGTGTCTTGACTAGAAACAAGAGTCCCACCTGAACTCTCAGAGGTCTTTGGTTTAATAAAATACGATACCTTACAGCTAAAGCTTCTTACTACCTTTTTCCTGGAGATTTGGCTGTCTGATATCTGCTGcctcattatttttacttaaaatggcGGAATTACTTTGCAACACCTTGTACACAGTGATATGTCTTATAAAATAATCACTGTAGATATTATGAACAATGTTTGCAGGTGCCTTAGGTGTCTGTCTTGAAACCCTGAGAACTAGGAGTGCTTACCCCAAAATGATAGTCACTGGTTCCTCCTTGGAATGAGACATTGCAAATTCCAGGGGCATCTCTGGAGGTGCTGCCCCACCAGGGGCCATGTGGAATCAATTGATTCACTTACTTGTGGTCATCTCTCCACGCACAGGTGGGCTTCTGGCCTCTCACAGAGTCTGAAGCATGAGCTGCCTCAGATCTATTGGAAGCAAATGGAATAGAAATCTAAGAAAAGCAAATGTGAGATTACTGATGTCTGATCAAGCCGGCAATACATTTGACTTGGTGTTTCAAAATAAAGTCTCAATTTTTGTATAGGTGGGGTGGTGTATACTTTGCCAAAGAATCTTATGTGAAAGGACCAATTCTCACCCAAGTTTGAAAGATTTGGTTtcgtgtttggtttttggttttgctcAGTCTCCCTCTACCTCTGAACACCTTAGGAGTCCTGTCACTTACATTGTTTGGGCCTCAGCTGGCCTGTTGTTTCTCTGTTTGTTactttgtttttatcattttcctCCTGTAATGTGTAGAGGAGAATGTTGTGAAGGCATAGATCTTTTGCATTTAACGACCTGAATTTCAGTCTGTAGTAACTAACTCCCTGAAGAAAGTGCATCTTCTGTGTCTTGTGTCTCTATGTTTTAGTCCTGCTTGTTGCTAAATGAGACAACAGAAAACTGAAGACTGCATTTCTAGAAAGGTTTCAGAGAAAGGCTGTGTTTTGATTTAgaactggtttttttgtttgttgttgcaCAAAAACAAACCTCTcaggcctttttaaaaaaagagagagaggcgtggcctccctatgttgtccaggctccttgggaactcctggactcaagcagtcctcctgccctggcctcccgaagtgctgggattccaggcgtgagccactgcacccagctgacatACAAGTTCTGGGGAAAGCCAGGCTGTCTTTCTTGAGTCACAGAGTAGTTGTCTCCGTGACATGTTGATACCAGGTGATAATGGTGAGTGAAAGAGAGCGGTTAGTCCTTTGTATTAGGTGGCGTCCTTCCCTCACACCCAAGCTGCGGGCGCCCAGCGTAGGGATGGGACCTCCACAGCTACACAGGTCTCATTCTGTGTGGCTGTGAAGGTCGCTATATGACTCTGGAGGTAGCTGGGTGACTATGGAGGTCGCATCCCGTGTGGCTGTGGAGGTCGCTGTGTGACTGTGGAGGTCTCGTCCTTTGTGGCTGTGGACGTCTTGTCTACGTGACTGTGGAGGTCACTGTGTGACCATGGAAGTCGCGTCCCGTGTGGCTGTGGAGGTCTGTGTGGGAGTATGGAGGTCACATCCCATGTGGCTGTGGAGGTCACTGTGTGACTCTGGAAGTCTCGTCCGTGTGGCTATGGAGGTCTGTGTGTGACTCTGGAGGTCACGTCCCGTGTGGCTGTGGAGGTCACTGTGTGACTATGGAGGTCACGTCCCATGTGGCTGTGGAGGTCTCTGTGTGACTATGGAGGTCATGTCCCACAGCTCCATGGACTTCCTTGTTCTGTCTTCCACATCTGAGAGCAGGGATTGCCCTTATCCACAGTGAGCATTTTGTTTAAGTGGCAGTGAGTTCACTCCAGGCAATGCTTTGACACTATAAATAGACGTGTATTTGACATTCAAACACGTGTCTGTTGAGCTAATACAGGCAATCATTTGATGTACCTGCTGGTTAGGAAGTAGCTGTGATGTGAGAAGAGACAGTGCTGGGTGAAGATACACACCAAGTTTCCTCACTTGGCTGTTGATACAAGGAAAGCATCTTGGTACTAATAGGAGTAGAATGCAAATGATACTTCTCCACCTCCGATGATTGGATTACATTCCTTTTCTCTGGGGTGAATCTTTAAAATACTAATGGCCTGAGTGCACCAACATGAAGCACACAGTACCATCTGATTAGTTGCTTTATGCATCCAGAGAGGGTATTTCTAAATCTCAAAGTATGATTGAGTGTCAAAAATCCATTTGAGGGAGGAGCAACTCCTGTGTTGTGCTGCCTCTGTAACAGCACAAAAAAGTCTTCCAGTATATTCCTGCCAGCAAGGAGTTGGCAGGGCGGAGAGAAACAAAGGCTGTCGCCTTTCCAGTGATGAGTGCCTGTAATATGAAGCCGGGAGTCCTGACTCAGCACCTACAGCAAACCTGGGTTACCCAGGGCTTGCCACTTGTTTTGAGAGGTTCCTaaattcttgattttaaaaacaaagtaaattgCAATATGACTCATATGAATAGTAAATGTGCACCAAATAGGACACATAGGAGGCAGAGTgggttataaaatatttagtcatTTGCCACAACCAGGAAAAGATAGTTTTAAGGATATTGGTTCTTGG is from Pongo abelii isolate AG06213 chromosome 14, NHGRI_mPonAbe1-v2.0_pri, whole genome shotgun sequence and encodes:
- the CUL4A gene encoding cullin-4A isoform X3, whose translation is MADEAPRKGSFSALVGRTNGLTKPAALAAAPAKPGGAGGSKKLVIKNFRDRPRLPDNYTQDTWRKLHEAVRAVQSSTSIRYNLEELYQAVENLCSHKVSPMLYKQLRQACEDHVQAQILPFREDSLDSVLFLKKINTCWQDHCRQMIMIRSIFLFLDRTYVLQNSTLPSICQNH